In Fusarium fujikuroi IMI 58289 draft genome, chromosome FFUJ_chr02, the genomic stretch GGACTCAGAAGTTCTCCCTCCTGGAAACAACACTGCGCCTACTGGACTCGGGCCATAGGCAACGGTCTCAATGGCCACAGCTCTATGGGCATCGGTTTCGGTAGCTGGCAAGACTTTGAGAGGCATGGTGCAcacttggcgatggagggaAAATCCACATTGTTAGGCACAAGACTCtactaccttaaataaatgCCGGCTACTTCGTATACTACATTTGCATGGGTTTACGATTTCACATCAATCCTCGGCGAGCCTGAATAGGCATGTCGTTGAGCTCCTGTTCCGCTGTCGGCTGGGACGGGATCTGGGGTTTAGTGGGGCAATACTGACGAAATCCTGGGTAAGAAAACGAAGAGTACCCCCAACAAACAGCTCCAGAATcgcaaaaaaagaagagacaaaCTCTTACAAAATGATCTTAGCTGGGAGCTTGTTCTGAGTCCAGCTTTGGACTGCACCCTctttgcttcatcttcagacaGGAGTGATTAATGGCTGGTCAAGTGGAAACTTCGAGCTGCCGAGGCCGGTTTAAACCGTTATCGATAATCGGATAATCCAACAGCCGCCACCGAAAAATTCACTCGTTGCGCGATTCAAGGCCCGGTTGGCCGCAACCTTTTATGGCGACCTCACATTTTTCAATACCAAAACCTCGCCGTCATCAGCCTCGTCCTCGAACCCTCGCCCTCCCCCACCATTACAACTTTAATACACATAATCAGCCATGGATCACGGACGAGACCCCTGCCCTTGGGTCATTCTTAATGACTTTGGTGGTGCTTTTTGCATGGGCGTAAGTTTAGCCCTACGTGCTGTGGACGATCGATTACAGCGACAATTGCGATGACTGTAAACCGGGACGCAGCTAACATTTGCCTTGCTAGGCTATTGGTGGTACCATCTGGCACGGAATCAAGGGCTTCCGCAACTCCCCCTATGGCGAGCGACGTATTGGCGCCATCACAGCCATCAAGATGCGCGCCCCGGTTCTCGGTGGTAACTTTGGTGTCTGGGGTGGCCTCTTCTCAACGTTCGACTGCGCTGTGAAGGGTGTTCGCCAGAAGGAGGATCCTTACAACGCTATCATTGCTGGTTTCTTCACTGGTGGTTCTCTCGCCATCCGAGGTGGCTACAAGGCCGCTCGAAACGGTGCCATCGGTTgtgctgttcttcttgccgtCATCGAGGGTGTTGGTATTGGTTTCTCAAAGATGCTTGCTGGTAGCACCAAGTTAGaagctcctcagcctccacCTCAGGAGGCCACTCTGTGAGCCAGCATCTGACGAAACGAAATACTATGATCGATAAATGACGATCGAACAACCTTCGACTCCCCCACTCTCAACTCCACCACCACGACCAACAAATTCTCCGGGTCGGGCTTTCGAAGAGCCATGCCTCTTGTATTTTAAGCACCAATATCACCACCACGACGAACAAAAATCTGGCAGACGTTTTAATCCTTTCAATTCGCATCGGGTCGGCGTTCCATGTATAATAGAACAAGATATCGGAAGGGTTTCGGGAAGGTGGAATCTGGTTTAGCGATGGAGTTGCCATACTTCTTGCGAATACAGACTAACTTATGTCTGATGAGGAAAAAGAGAGCGACTGTGTATTATACCAAGCGACGGAGAGAAACTTGGGAGTGCACGTGGACCATCAGCTCCAAGAGATATTGGAATGGGAAATTCCTGCTGCAGATATTTATGCTGCGTTTATTTATCGCGGATTGGGTACAGAACGAATATAAATGACATTCCTGTTCACTCTATGGGCACTCAATGCTTTCGCTTGTCTATAGATCGCTCGACGGCTcattgctgaagatgctcaTTTGGGGCTCTCCCTCGTCATCAATCCAGGCTCGAAACATGCCTCCGCAGTTGAAATCCATTAGGACTTCAGACCGAGTCTCAATGATTTGGCCATGCGAATCACGAACGACAACACTCTCGATGCCAATGATGCCGCCTTCACCCTCACCTGTCCGGCGCCATCTATCACCCGCACTTCTTTCCAGCTCTCCGCCTGGGCCTGCAACATGAGTTACAGCCTTGGAACCCGACTCTGGTTTCCACCTCGCCATAGCTGCAAGGGTTCGTAGCGCATTTGTCCTCAGAAAGGAATCGCCGTTGCCAGTTCCAGAGCCACCAATGGATCTCGTGGTTGAGACTCGTTTACCACTGAGCTCGAGGGGAGTATACGTCACAGGAGTCGGAAAGCAGTCTGCCAAAGTTCCTCTCAGAACATCGCTGAGCACCAGTGAGGGGGCCGGCTGGGTCATGGCATTCTTCAAGCGATCCCACGTGGACGACCCGGTCGGATCACCATCCTCGGTCCATTCCTCTGCCCAGAAGCCTGACCCAATTGCAGGCGTGTCGCCAATACGACCAGTGAGCTTATTCGTTAGACCTCCTGTACTGGTTGCGGCGCAGATCACGCCGTCTTGATCAAGGGCTACTGCTCCGCATGTTCCTTGAGGTAGATACTCAGTCGCACTCCAGGTTGCTTGCCCCTgacctttcttttctctcttaaGAGCCCGGATATGCTCATCCCAACGACGTTGGGTGAAGAAGTAACTAGGGTCGACAAGTTCTAGTCCGTACTGTTGCGCGAGTTGCTCGGCGGCCTTTCCATAGAGCTGTGTATGTCCCTGTGCGGATGGGACATCAAGATCGCCTGACTTGACTCCTCGGGGATTCGCCTCCAGATCGTCTTCGCCATGTTCAAGCATTGCTCGGGCTAGGAGGATGGGATTCTTCACATGGCGTAGACCCATGACACCGACACCTCGCTTCTTATAACCACGGGATACCATGACTGAGGCCTCTAGTTCAATGACTCCATCGCGAGTGAACACAGCGCCGTGTCCGCTGTTGAATAGGGGATTGTTCTCCAGAAGACGGACTGCGTAGGTTGCGGTATCTAAAGCTGAAGGCAGCTTCTTGGATGACTTTTCCGAGACTATCTCATGACTTCTCATGTACTGGTCCGCTCTGGTGACCTAAAAGACCAATTAGATACTTAAGAATATGGGCTTCTCATGCTACTGTTTATGAACTTACAATGTCAATGAGAGCTTTACGATAAGCCCGAAACTGTTCCGGTGGGTACGTATCGTGCTGGATATTACCTGCGCCTCCGTGAATGATCAGACGAGGCTTCAGTCTGGGTGTTGTTTGTTCTTGAACTCGGTACTCCATCTTTGGTGGTCACAACCAAGTTATTGGAACTTAGAAACCATGATAGTGAAATCAAGGGATGGACAATCTCCCCCCGCTGATTGCTAAAGATGAGCATTACGACATATACGGAGCCCCACTCGTGATCAAACCCAACATGGGTTCATCCGGGCAATGAGAGGAGATAATGACATATTTTGAGGAAAATATTGCCGCCTTTTAATTCAACATATTGTAGATCAGATTTTTCAGGGATATATGCTCATAATATTATACATGAATATTTCTTCAATCAACTCCTAAGTTTGACAAGAGTTTCATGTTGCCCTAACACCATGCAAATGCGCCTATTCATAGGCTCTTTTTCAATCATATCGAAGTTAAACGCCCAAGATTATAATACCCAATGGCAAGCACAGGAATTGTGACATTATGCTTGAGCCAGTACGATAGACAACTTAACTGCTTTGTCTATATCCTTTGGTCGTAAGCCTGGCGTGCGACCTAAACAGACTGCCCTGCTTGTCATTTCTATACGTTGTTAGTTACTGGCTTCATAACACAAGTTGAAGGAACTCGCCTGCTACTAGTCGATTCACGTCCATCGTCACTTTTGTCTTCATCCAACTAGCATCTGTGGCCCAATCTCGAGGAAAATATGATGAATCCATCAGAGATCCCATCCCTGCACCGAACTGCCCAGGATTGGTTGCCTCAACTGTTGGTATaatgttgatgaagtcaacACCCATTGCAGGTGCCATGAGAGGAGCTTGTGTCATTGACGCTGTGGTGGTAGCGAGGGTGGTAGGTATCGTGCTTTGCCACATACTCGTTATGTCACTTGTGGCTTGTTGAGACGGCATATAAGGCGCCTGGCTTGACGCAGGGGGTTGCTGCGTTccgaagaagctgctgctcgTTCCTAAGCCCGAAAGATCCGGAGTTGCGTCAAACGAGCCCATATCAATTTCAGCATCAATAAAATCCACGTTAGCAGGTATCACGATACCCCGTTGACGTAGATATGTTTCCACCTCATCTGCATCGAAGAAGTCCCCTTCAAATCCCTGGTACATCATTCGCATGCGAGTATCAATATGATCTCCTTTGGCCGCTTCAACATCTGGGTTAAAAGGGCCCATTGAAAACCCAGTCATCTCCTGTGGCTTCATATGCTGTGCCAACCCTTGATTTCCTAGCGGTATCGCGTTCCCGTTGGCTCCTGTTGCTGTACTTCCTCCGGCTTCTCCGTTATTTGGGAAGAAAGTCCCAGCACCACCCAGGTTTGTGAAAGGGTACCTCCAGACAAACATTGATTCCTGGCTCACTCTTGCCAATGTGCTAGATATGCGGCGGATGATAGACTCCCTGGGTTCGAATAGTAGACAAAATCCAAAGACCTCAGCATATCGATGAGGAGGTGGGTTGGCCATCGATGCCAACCTCAGACCAGCCTCCAAAGTTGCTCTCTGAAGGCGGCGACCAAAACTCCGTTCTTGGGGCGCATAAGTGGCTGGCGAATGGACGTTGGGAAAGGGTGATTGGAGGAAAGGATTTTGCTCGAAACTGATTGTCGTTTGTGTGTCGTAAACCGGGAAACTTGCATTATCTGTAGTTGGCATTGTGATAATTTCGTAAGGCAGGTTCAAGGGAGGCGTAGCCTGTTGCCGTATAGTGGCGTCCGGTCTTCGTGGAGTTGACAGGCTCTTCTCCTGAGAAGCGCTAAAACCAGGTGGGTTCTGTAACATGAATTCACCACTCCCCGAGCCAGAAGTGCTAGAGTCGGAACCAGATGGGTGCCGTCCTGGGGGTTGTGACACAACTTGCTCTTGTGCTTGAGCAGAGGCCGGAGTATCTTCGATGCCATCGCGGTTTGAGTCATCGGCAGATTTCCTTGTGAGTGAGAGAAACTTGCGGGTTGTATCATTGAGACGTCTTGCAACTTCAGGTGCACCTTCCAGCATTCCCTGGGAAAGAACAAAGTCAAAAAAGTTCATGAACTCTTTGCTCATGTTTTCATTggcatcttcaagatccttgacTTTGTCCTCAAGGGTCGTAATGGCAGTATCTTTGCGATTACGATAGGCCCTTTGAGCCAGTCGGATCTGCGTTCGACGACGCTGTGGGAATTGTTAGTCAGAATGAGATCAGGCTGAGTGAAGAGCTTGGCTCATCACATGAACTCACATCTTGAGCCGTCTCATCTCTGGTGTCAAGGCGTGGACGGCCTCTTGATCGCTTCTTACTCCGTTCCTCGTCGTTTTCTTCGGACGCCTTAGATCGCTTCCGCGCTGGCAGCGACTCGGGGGCGGTCTGAAGTTCTTCGAGCATGGTGGCTGGATTTTAAATGAGGACGTTGTGACCTGAAATGGAGGGTGTATTGAACGATGAAGTCCGGAGAGGATAGCCTCAGGGAACGCGGTCAATATGAGTCATGTGATAATCAGCCGTAGTCACAAATAATTCGAGTTTATGAATTTTTTGGCATGATCAAATGTAACTGCCGGGACAACGACTGTATGACTCCGGTGAAGCCGGATGAAGCTCGGAGCTCCGCCGATTATGCTCCGTATGCCGGGGTGGGGATTTGCGGAGGGTGCGGAGGGTACGGAGCAAAGGCGAGGATGATACTTAAATGATGGCGGAATGATAGGGGCAGAGAAGTGAGatgatgttggggttggtgGTGAAGGGGAAAGAGGGCTGTGCATCGGCTAGGATCTCGAATGCCGATCAATGTCTGCTTATCGACTAGCGTCATAAAAGTGATGATCAATCAAGATAGGCACCTCGTTCAGGAACAGAAAACTAGGCTTTGGAACTGCTCGTTGTCTTTCCACCGGGGTGTTTTACAAGTGCTTGGGTTTAAAGGGCAACTATTTCAATGTTACACAAGACATTGTTTACTGTTCTACTCTCTGGAACAATCTATGAGATGCATTTGCACCAAGGCATCAAGCATGAGAGGGGCTTGGTCATTGCTCAGCCTTAAATGGTTAGTGGGGTTCCAGCGGATCGGAGCGACGTTTGACCCACTGAGGCAGTGTCCAAAGCGGGGGATGAATTTGGGCGGGACCAAAAGTTGATATGTAAATGCAAGACAGAGAAAGCTAACCATTGCTTGAACCAACTGTATCCAGTCTCATGCGTGCAGTAGGATCAGAGAAGATGTATACACTCGTCCACTTACATAGACTATCCATGCACCAGAAGTTTGTGTCCTTTAATCAATTAGCTGCTGTCCAACCCTCAAAGACCCTCCACTGCTTCAGGGTAGTCCTAAATGGGCCAGCTTTGCGCTGAACGCACCTAGGCCACCAAAATGTCACTGCCACTTTCGCGACAGGGGCCCGGGACTCCTACCCACCAACAAACGACTTTAGTATTATTCTGTCGTTTCATAACCTCTTCATTCACCTTCACACCAGCACCTTCAGCATATGCGCCTGGCCTGCTCTCTTTTATCTAGAAAATCAATTCCGCCAAATTCCGTCAGTCATTGTTGACCCTCTAACCATATAGATATCGGGCTTTGTCACACTATGGCTCCTATTTTACTTTGACGGCGCTACCATTTCGCGAACCACCACCGCACCCCCGACGACATCTGCTTTACCTTCAGCGTCCCTCAGCATGGGCGACTGGGCCCGGGGATGGACCAGAGTCGGGCAAACAGGTCCGACCCAGCACTATGGTCGTGTATGGGAGGCTGAGCGCGAGCTCCAGGAGCTTAGCATCATAGAAAGctggaatgatgatgatagtTGGCCCGGCATGTAAGCTATTCATAGCCGATGAGCTGCGCACACCTTCGATGCTGACATTGGCTGCGCAGAAACAAACCGCTCTTCAATGGCCCCGATGCGAAGCGCTTTGACACAAAACTTGCTAAACTTGAAGATCTGGGATATGGCGCATTCGGTCGCGTCGAGAAGATCTCTTACGGGTCTGTCTGTCTTGCACGTAAAAGGATCCCACGGCGACGCGGGTTTACTATCGACGATTTGCGCAAGGAGAGCTTGACTATGCAGAAACTCGACCATCGCCATGTCGTCAAATTGGTTGCCACATACGCACCTCGAGCCCACGAATTATGCCTGCTCATCTGGCCTGCTGCCGTCTGTAACTTGAGCACTCTCCTCGAAGACTTAGAATACTTGCGCATGGGAGAAGGGGATCGTGAAGATATCCTCGAGAGGCTAGATGCTTTAGACATCAAGGATTTAAGTGCCATAGAGCAATCATCTGAAGATCAGCTTCTCCACTCGACAACAAAATGCCCACTCGAATTCTTACGCAATACAATAGGTTGCATTGCTCGCGCATTGGCCTATTGCCACCAGAATGATGTGAGGCATCTCGATATCAAGCCATCTAATATCCTGCTCAAGGCAGACCGAGTCTACCTTGCTGATTTTGGCGTCTCGAGAGATGTTAGTGGACAGGATCAAACTATGACAGAGGGAGTACCGGGAACTGAGAGATGGCGAGCTCCCGAATTGTATGCCAACAACGGTTCCAGCATGCAGTTGTCAGATATCTACTCACTTGGTTTAGTATTTCTAAATATTGCAACCGTTCTGTATAATGTTCGGTTATCCGAGTTTGACGAAGCGTTAAGATACCCATCCAGGAATACCCAGGAAGAACAGCTTCGTGAGCGAGAGCAGAAGCTGAATGCTCACCTGGAAAAGCTTACATCTCATGCCTTGGTCACCCCCCCTTTTATGTTTACCTACGAGGGCCAAGAAACAGTTCGTCCCCGGCCAGTTGTCAACTTGATTGCTCGGATGATCACACCAAACCCCAAAAACCGATTACACGCATACAAAATCGATGACAAACTATCCATGCTCGGAGGAATTCATCAAATTTATCATGGAGAGTGTTGTAAAAGGCCAATATCGTGGGTCGAAGACAAGTGGGATAAAAAGCTCACGACATTGACGAGTCTTCGAAAAGAGAACGATCACTTGAAACAAAAGGTTGCTGAGCTCGAAGGACGAGACAGAACATACGAATCTCGAGTCCAGCGCGAGGTCGACGAACATAAGCAGGCTGCGGTCCTGCTTCAAAAGAAGCTAAAAGATATGGAGGATAGGTGTCATATGTTAGAGGCAGATAATGCCAAAAGGAGGAGTAGCGCGAGTAAGCCCTCGAGCAAAATGGCGATGCCGCGACCCTACCGAAGCAGCACAACGAATCTTGAATCTGGGCCTGGGCTTGAGTCGTCACCAAAATCGAAGTCGACGCCGGTTACGCCAGCGGCAAGGCCAGCCTTTCAGCCATGGTCTCGGTCTTATCAGCGTCTCCCACCAGAGCAGAGGGCTTCACCACTCCAAAGACAAAG encodes the following:
- a CDS encoding probable TIM17-mitochondrial inner membrane import translocase subunit, whose translation is MDHGRDPCPWVILNDFGGAFCMGAIGGTIWHGIKGFRNSPYGERRIGAITAIKMRAPVLGGNFGVWGGLFSTFDCAVKGVRQKEDPYNAIIAGFFTGGSLAIRGGYKAARNGAIGCAVLLAVIEGVGIGFSKMLAGSTKLEAPQPPPQEATL
- a CDS encoding related to putative L-asparaginase precursor codes for the protein MEYRVQEQTTPRLKPRLIIHGGAGNIQHDTYPPEQFRAYRKALIDIVTRADQYMRSHEIVSEKSSKKLPSALDTATYAVRLLENNPLFNSGHGAVFTRDGVIELEASVMVSRGYKKRGVGVMGLRHVKNPILLARAMLEHGEDDLEANPRGVKSGDLDVPSAQGHTQLYGKAAEQLAQQYGLELVDPSYFFTQRRWDEHIRALKREKKGQGQATWSATEYLPQGTCGAVALDQDGVICAATSTGGLTNKLTGRIGDTPAIGSGFWAEEWTEDGDPTGSSTWDRLKNAMTQPAPSLVLSDVLRGTLADCFPTPVTYTPLELSGKRVSTTRSIGGSGTGNGDSFLRTNALRTLAAMARWKPESGSKAVTHVAGPGGELERSAGDRWRRTGEGEGGIIGIESVVVRDSHGQIIETRSEVLMDFNCGGMFRAWIDDEGEPQMSIFSNEPSSDL